The following proteins are co-located in the Leptolyngbya sp. SIO1E4 genome:
- a CDS encoding ABC transporter ATP-binding protein, translating to MKPLIEFRNVSKIYGTGNTEVRALFDVSLTIEAGEYCAIMGPSGSGKSTAMNVIGCLDRPSVGEYFLDGENVAHLDDNALAHIRNRKIGFVFQQFHLLPQLTALENVMLPMVYAGVSMAERRDRAAEALHQVKLADRMGNKPTQLSGGQQQRVAIARAIVNRPLLVLADEPTGALDSHTTKDVLTIFSELNATGITVVMVTHEPDVARLTRRIIWFRDGEAVDAHLTPADIGHLTATV from the coding sequence ATGAAGCCACTGATTGAATTCCGCAACGTCAGCAAAATTTATGGCACGGGTAACACCGAAGTCCGTGCCTTGTTTGACGTTAGCCTCACGATTGAGGCGGGGGAATATTGCGCCATTATGGGGCCATCCGGTTCGGGCAAGTCTACTGCTATGAATGTGATTGGCTGCCTCGATCGCCCCAGCGTGGGTGAATACTTTCTGGATGGAGAGAACGTGGCCCATCTTGATGACAACGCTCTGGCCCATATCCGCAATCGCAAAATTGGCTTTGTATTTCAGCAGTTTCACCTGTTACCCCAGCTAACTGCGCTGGAAAATGTCATGCTCCCGATGGTCTATGCTGGGGTGTCGATGGCAGAACGGCGCGATCGCGCTGCTGAAGCGCTACATCAGGTCAAGCTGGCCGATCGCATGGGCAACAAACCCACCCAACTGTCTGGAGGGCAACAGCAGCGAGTTGCGATTGCCCGAGCGATTGTGAATCGGCCACTGTTAGTTTTGGCGGATGAGCCTACAGGCGCGCTAGATTCTCACACAACGAAAGACGTGCTGACCATTTTTTCGGAATTGAATGCCACGGGCATTACTGTCGTCATGGTGACCCATGAGCCAGATGTGGCGCGGTTGACTCGCCGTATTATCTGGTTTCGAGATGGTGAGGCGGTTGATGCCCATCTCACCCCGGCCGATATTGGGCATCTCACCGCCACGGTTTAG
- a CDS encoding tetratricopeptide repeat protein, with amino-acid sequence MGILHNRWLHLVGIAGLGAGILVGTEGLWQISVAEPDASVAQAPNLSQAEAALDRGLTLIQQGAVNEAIAAFREAIQIDPAMAAAHYNLGLALRQTGELQEAATSFWEALAADPQFAMAYSNLGAALWEGGNLEQATEYLERAIELQPDLGNAYYNLGLVQIDNQEYDAALVSLQKAAEFTPNAPEPSFHQGRIHLRRNDYDAAISKFQAAISIFPQYVEAYYNLGVAQYGNGDYNAALDSFREATSLDPEYANAYYSAGLAFIRLEDYEEARGVLDYAKNLYITQNNPQWASNTQFQIDRVADLAGQ; translated from the coding sequence ATGGGTATTCTGCATAACCGCTGGCTACATCTTGTGGGTATAGCTGGCTTAGGGGCAGGCATCTTAGTGGGCACTGAAGGGCTCTGGCAGATTTCCGTAGCGGAGCCCGATGCGTCTGTGGCCCAAGCTCCGAACCTTTCACAGGCAGAAGCGGCTCTAGATAGAGGGCTGACGCTGATTCAGCAAGGGGCCGTAAATGAGGCGATCGCGGCCTTTCGGGAAGCGATTCAAATCGACCCGGCCATGGCAGCTGCCCACTACAATTTAGGCCTGGCTCTGCGGCAAACGGGCGAACTGCAAGAGGCTGCGACCTCCTTTTGGGAAGCCCTGGCTGCCGATCCTCAATTTGCCATGGCTTACTCTAACCTGGGGGCCGCCCTCTGGGAGGGGGGGAACTTAGAACAGGCAACTGAGTATTTAGAGCGGGCGATCGAACTGCAGCCTGATTTGGGCAACGCCTATTACAACCTGGGCCTGGTGCAAATTGACAACCAAGAGTATGACGCAGCGCTTGTTTCCTTACAAAAGGCTGCGGAATTTACGCCCAACGCCCCTGAACCCTCCTTTCATCAGGGGCGTATACACCTCAGACGCAATGACTATGATGCGGCGATCTCCAAGTTTCAAGCTGCTATCAGCATCTTTCCACAGTATGTTGAAGCGTATTACAACCTGGGGGTAGCACAGTATGGCAACGGAGACTACAACGCTGCTCTAGACTCGTTTCGAGAAGCGACAAGCTTAGATCCTGAATACGCTAATGCCTATTACAGTGCCGGGTTGGCCTTCATCCGCCTAGAAGATTACGAAGAGGCACGGGGTGTTTTGGACTATGCCAAGAATCTCTACATTACCCAAAATAATCCCCAGTGGGCGTCTAATACCCAGTTCCAGATCGATCGCGTGGCTGATCTTGCAGGGCAATAG
- a CDS encoding VOC family protein has product MIVGLHHAQITVPPSKEQAARDFYCNILNLPEVQKPESLQSRGGFWLRVGDCSVHVGIESGVDRTRTKAHLAYEVTDLSKWRQIIEDQGLETLDGIPIPGYHRFEFRDPFGNRVELIQQISNTGSVPKTP; this is encoded by the coding sequence ATGATTGTTGGATTGCATCACGCTCAAATCACGGTTCCGCCCAGCAAAGAACAAGCAGCGAGGGACTTCTATTGCAACATATTGAACTTACCTGAGGTTCAGAAACCAGAAAGCCTTCAGTCTCGTGGAGGATTCTGGCTCAGGGTAGGTGATTGCAGCGTGCATGTGGGAATCGAAAGCGGTGTTGATCGGACTCGCACAAAAGCACATCTTGCCTACGAAGTAACCGATCTATCAAAATGGCGACAAATAATCGAGGATCAGGGATTGGAGACGCTCGACGGTATTCCAATTCCGGGATACCACCGTTTTGAATTTCGTGACCCGTTTGGGAATCGGGTTGAGCTTATTCAACAAATTTCCAACACGGGAAGTGTCCCTAAAACCCCATAA
- a CDS encoding urea carboxylase-associated family protein produces MQKSPGYLIQSITLEAGQGTSGTLEPGQILKIIDVAGQQVCDFCSFNRNDLTEYCDVIYSTFAKESWKLSAGDCLYTKKMRPLWTIVEDTCGTHEWTGGFCSRELNHFLYGSDRPGCRDVLEAELQQQNLDLQLLVPSSSINVFLNMKQMIDGRWPVELPVSKAGDYLSLRAEMPVFWVASVCAMPSPLNGLPLTPIRFETYDALKSS; encoded by the coding sequence ATGCAAAAATCTCCTGGTTATCTCATTCAGTCCATCACTCTTGAAGCTGGACAAGGAACATCCGGCACACTTGAGCCTGGTCAAATTCTCAAGATTATTGATGTAGCAGGTCAACAGGTTTGTGATTTTTGCTCATTCAATCGGAATGATTTAACTGAGTATTGTGATGTAATCTACTCTACTTTTGCTAAAGAATCTTGGAAATTGTCCGCTGGAGATTGCTTGTATACCAAGAAAATGCGTCCTCTTTGGACAATTGTTGAGGACACTTGTGGAACTCATGAGTGGACTGGTGGCTTTTGTTCACGCGAACTCAATCACTTCCTCTATGGGAGTGATCGACCTGGTTGTCGAGATGTCTTGGAAGCAGAGCTGCAACAGCAAAATCTAGATCTTCAACTTCTAGTTCCTTCATCTTCTATCAATGTATTCCTCAATATGAAACAAATGATAGACGGGAGATGGCCTGTTGAACTACCTGTATCCAAGGCAGGTGACTATCTATCTCTACGTGCAGAAATGCCAGTTTTCTGGGTTGCGTCAGTGTGTGCTATGCCATCACCACTTAACGGGTTGCCTCTGACCCCCATAAGGTTTGAAACATATGATGCGCTTAAAAGTAGCTGA
- a CDS encoding phosphodiester glycosidase family protein: MSESPVSAPAVTEANGDQPLVADDMVTAPMAELSYQVHALSSSQVHVVTIPPNAGYRIDVAVTADLTLLPEIAAQTGAIAAINAGFFDPQNGLTTSYVVSNGERVADPQQNPRLMENPDLAPFLEAILDRSEFRVYDCEGAVQYAIARHSAQIPSGCTLESAVGAGPQLLPTMTGYEEGFLADDAQGALVRDALGSRYPNARSAIGLKADGTVVLVVASQRLDQEAPTGLSFDALAEFLHELGVTSALNLDGGSSSGLFYQGETRYGRWNAEDNPVERPIKSILLVR; the protein is encoded by the coding sequence ATGTCGGAATCACCCGTGTCAGCCCCTGCAGTAACCGAGGCAAATGGGGATCAGCCTCTTGTGGCAGATGATATGGTGACGGCACCCATGGCTGAACTGAGCTACCAGGTTCACGCTCTCAGTAGCAGTCAAGTGCATGTGGTCACCATTCCCCCTAATGCAGGCTATCGCATTGATGTAGCCGTTACGGCAGACTTGACCCTGCTACCAGAAATCGCAGCCCAAACAGGGGCGATCGCTGCCATTAACGCAGGTTTTTTTGACCCGCAAAATGGGCTGACCACCTCCTATGTTGTTAGCAATGGCGAACGGGTAGCAGACCCTCAGCAGAACCCACGCCTCATGGAGAATCCTGACCTTGCCCCCTTTCTGGAAGCGATTTTAGATCGTTCAGAATTTCGGGTTTACGACTGTGAGGGCGCAGTGCAATATGCGATCGCTCGTCACAGCGCCCAGATTCCTTCTGGATGTACCTTAGAGAGTGCCGTGGGAGCCGGGCCTCAGCTGCTGCCCACCATGACCGGATATGAAGAGGGATTCCTGGCAGATGATGCTCAGGGGGCGTTAGTGCGTGATGCCTTGGGGAGTCGATATCCTAACGCGCGATCAGCGATCGGGCTAAAGGCGGATGGAACCGTGGTGCTTGTGGTTGCCAGCCAACGCCTTGATCAAGAAGCCCCAACAGGTCTGAGTTTTGACGCGCTAGCAGAGTTTTTGCACGAACTAGGGGTCACGTCTGCCCTTAATTTAGATGGCGGCAGTTCTAGCGGGTTGTTTTACCAGGGTGAAACCCGCTATGGTCGCTGGAATGCTGAAGATAACCCGGTTGAACGGCCGATTAAATCTATCCTTTTGGTGCGCTAG
- a CDS encoding isopenicillin N synthase family oxygenase, with protein MLSQTIPVLNLTDFVSPDPTRQKTFVQTLGHALESIGFFALAHHNISPELVQSAYDAAEAVFSLSEETKTHYEVFALKGQRGFTAFGREHAKDSPHPDLKEFWHIGRETTKPANLWPTEVTSFQTAMMALFEHLEDCANVLLEACALYLGLPRSFLREMTTESPTLLRVIHYPPVPPEAHPASVRAAPHEDINLITLLCEATAPGLQLLQKDGTWLPIAAIPGQIIVDTGDMLQNLTNGRFKSTTHRVVNPDNDRDRRFSLPFFVHPRPAVDLSPLPSCVAQTGGQPHFPNLTAGEYLTQRLQEIGLA; from the coding sequence ATGCTATCCCAAACGATTCCTGTCCTTAATCTCACTGACTTTGTGAGCCCTGACCCTACCCGACAAAAGACGTTTGTGCAAACCTTGGGTCATGCCCTAGAGTCGATTGGCTTTTTTGCACTGGCCCATCACAACATCAGCCCCGAGTTGGTTCAATCGGCCTATGATGCTGCCGAGGCAGTCTTTTCGCTGTCAGAGGAAACTAAAACCCATTACGAAGTATTCGCCCTCAAAGGACAGCGGGGCTTCACCGCTTTTGGGCGGGAACATGCCAAAGATTCCCCTCATCCTGACCTGAAGGAGTTTTGGCATATCGGGCGCGAAACGACTAAACCAGCTAATCTCTGGCCTACGGAGGTAACCTCGTTTCAAACTGCCATGATGGCCTTGTTTGAACACCTAGAAGACTGTGCCAATGTCTTGCTGGAGGCCTGTGCCCTTTACTTAGGGTTGCCCCGTTCTTTCTTGCGGGAAATGACAACCGAGAGTCCGACCCTTCTTCGAGTTATCCATTATCCACCGGTGCCTCCAGAGGCCCACCCGGCCAGTGTGCGAGCAGCCCCTCATGAAGACATTAATCTCATCACTTTGCTCTGCGAGGCCACGGCTCCGGGACTACAGCTTTTGCAAAAGGATGGCACCTGGCTCCCGATCGCAGCTATTCCAGGTCAGATCATCGTAGACACTGGAGACATGCTGCAGAATCTCACAAATGGTCGGTTCAAAAGTACAACCCACAGGGTAGTTAACCCCGACAACGATCGCGATCGTCGTTTTTCGCTGCCGTTCTTTGTTCATCCTCGTCCGGCGGTAGACCTGTCCCCGCTACCAAGCTGTGTTGCCCAAACCGGAGGGCAGCCCCATTTCCCTAACCTGACGGCGGGAGAATATTTGACTCAGCGGCTCCAAGAGATTGGCCTGGCGTGA
- the pdeM gene encoding ligase-associated DNA damage response endonuclease PdeM — METLSIQGTQLALLPEKAAYIPELETLLVSDVHLGKAETFQHFGIPVPNQVNAATLARLKRACDRTQARQLFILGDLFHSQAGLVDEVIDGWLQFLNDTQLTAHLILGNHDRALVNVLSQLSLACHIQPIQRHTWIFSHEPLPTANGINVCGHIHPCVRLGGKGDRLRLPCFYWEPTLQRLTLPSFGEFTGGYTVAMGQNATAYAIAENTVIPFS, encoded by the coding sequence ATGGAAACACTTTCAATTCAGGGGACTCAGCTCGCCCTATTACCCGAAAAAGCTGCTTACATTCCAGAGCTAGAAACCCTGTTAGTTTCGGATGTGCATCTAGGCAAAGCGGAAACCTTTCAGCACTTTGGCATTCCAGTGCCCAATCAGGTCAACGCAGCTACCCTAGCCCGTCTGAAGCGAGCCTGCGATCGCACCCAAGCTCGTCAACTCTTCATTTTGGGGGATCTGTTTCATAGCCAGGCTGGACTGGTGGATGAAGTTATCGATGGCTGGCTGCAGTTTCTAAATGACACCCAGCTGACTGCCCACTTAATCTTGGGCAACCACGATCGCGCCCTGGTGAACGTCTTGTCCCAGCTGTCGCTTGCCTGCCACATCCAGCCGATTCAGCGACACACCTGGATTTTTAGCCATGAGCCTTTACCCACCGCTAACGGCATTAATGTCTGTGGACATATTCATCCCTGTGTTCGACTTGGCGGCAAGGGCGATCGCCTGCGCCTGCCTTGTTTTTATTGGGAACCGACGCTGCAGCGCCTCACACTTCCCTCCTTTGGAGAGTTTACTGGCGGTTACACCGTGGCCATGGGGCAGAATGCAACCGCCTATGCGATCGCTGAGAACACGGTGATTCCATTTTCTTGA
- a CDS encoding DUF1823 family protein — MENLPPLTTDTIWDILNNKLDDSTVNRLVWHHLGYRHDTDTDQWNTDTVEAAWVEKYPTPPNFIDSRPATVQLTRSIPKENKQLLKGYLGFKGYSVDELIPRLTRRATMANWLLSLMQEQGLLPERTLE, encoded by the coding sequence ATGGAAAACTTACCTCCCCTAACCACAGACACCATCTGGGACATTCTGAATAACAAGCTAGACGATAGCACTGTAAACCGCTTAGTGTGGCATCACCTTGGCTACCGCCACGACACCGACACTGACCAGTGGAACACCGACACCGTTGAAGCCGCCTGGGTCGAGAAATACCCTACACCGCCAAACTTTATTGACAGCCGCCCCGCCACCGTGCAGCTCACGCGTTCTATTCCTAAAGAAAACAAGCAGCTCTTGAAAGGGTATTTAGGCTTCAAAGGTTACAGCGTTGATGAACTCATTCCCCGTCTGACCCGACGAGCCACCATGGCCAACTGGCTGCTGAGTCTCATGCAAGAACAGGGCTTACTGCCAGAAAGGACGCTTGAGTAA